In Nitrosarchaeum koreense MY1, one genomic interval encodes:
- the fsa gene encoding fructose-6-phosphate aldolase, which yields MKIFLDSANLESIRKFNDMGLLDGITTNPSLLSKEGGNPKDVMQEITKIIKGDVSLEVVSTEYSEMIEEGKRLRQYGKNVVVKVPMTSDGLKACKSLSSEGIPVNVTLVFSPNQALLAAKSGAKYVSPFIGRLDDVGQDGMKLIEDIKEIFDNYKDDFKTQILVASIRHPLHVIDAAKIGAHVVTLPPNVLDKMLQHPLTTIGLENFLSDWKKLKDGNSDIKI from the coding sequence TCCATAAGAAAATTCAATGATATGGGTTTGTTGGATGGAATTACCACAAATCCATCTCTCCTGTCAAAAGAAGGTGGTAATCCAAAAGACGTTATGCAAGAAATCACCAAAATTATCAAAGGCGACGTTAGCCTGGAAGTTGTAAGTACTGAATATTCTGAAATGATTGAAGAAGGAAAACGATTACGTCAATACGGTAAAAATGTTGTTGTTAAAGTCCCAATGACTTCTGATGGTTTGAAGGCCTGCAAATCTCTTTCATCTGAAGGAATTCCTGTAAATGTTACTTTAGTTTTTTCTCCAAACCAAGCATTACTGGCTGCAAAATCAGGAGCAAAATATGTTAGCCCATTTATCGGCCGATTGGATGATGTTGGTCAGGATGGAATGAAATTGATTGAAGACATTAAAGAAATATTTGATAATTATAAGGATGATTTTAAAACACAGATTCTTGTTGCAAGTATTCGTCATCCGTTACATGTTATTGATGCCGCAAAAATTGGAGCACACGTTGTAACTTTACCTCCAAATGTTCTAGATAAAATGCTCCAACACCCATTAACAACTATCGGGCTGGAAAATTTTCTATCTGATTGGAAAAAACTAAAAGATGGAAATTCTGACATTAAAATTTAA